In one Alnus glutinosa chromosome 12, dhAlnGlut1.1, whole genome shotgun sequence genomic region, the following are encoded:
- the LOC133852221 gene encoding uncharacterized protein LOC133852221 → MVEIRKYRTEQEIPTVTNVFRDLSNDLIRQRGGVRTIQHISITEDLISEYSGPGGSAISLYDGYALQPVAVKKQLLKPGRLEREREREIIHMLEKKDGCRRLLHAVEVGESSYMVMRPCICNLEDLINFKTKINKDFTVVDAHLIELLPGFELHDGDSPRPQTLKIIRELIDEMTIRHSVGLVHSKLNPRVIFLAMEAKPVGDGLDMAPLCVRFYDYDTLIHNQTDSTAQIDSTARELSSVSDSWIKWWKSPEQLRGEEQGSIPSDLFVLGTDFPLCSYSGSASI, encoded by the exons ATGGTAGAAATTCGGAAGTATCGTACGGAACAAGAGATTCCAACTGTCACTAACGTCTTTCGTGATCTCTCTAATGACTTAATTAGACAGAGAGGTGGAGTTCGTACGATACAACATATATCTATAACTGAGGATTTAATTTCTGAGTACTCGGGGCCAGGGGGTTCGGCGATATCCCTTTATGATGGTTACGCTCTACAACCAGTTGCGGTGAAGAAGCAGCTCTTGAAGCCAGGAAGactagaaagagagagagagagagaaattattcATATGCTGGAAAAAAAGGACGGTTGCAGACGTCTACTACATGCTGTTGAGGTTGGAGAGAGTTCATACATGGTTATGCGGCCATGTATCTGCAACTTGGAAGATTTGATTAATTTCAAgacgaaaataaataaagattttacGGTCGTGGATGCCCACTTGATTGAGCTTTTGCCCGGTTTTGAGTTGCATGATGGTGATAGTCCAAGACCTCAAACGCTAAAAATAATCAG GGAATTGATTGACGAGATGACTATTCGACATTCAGTTGGATTGGTCCATTCTAAGCTCAATCCACGTGTTATATTTTTGGCAATGGAGGCAAAGCCGGTAGGTGATGGACTAGATATGGCACCCTTATGCGTCAGGTTTTATGATTATGACACGTTGATACATAATCAAACTGATTCTACTGCACAAATTGATTCTACTGCACGTGAGCTTTCTAGCGTTTCTG ATAGTTGGATTAAGTGGTGGAAATCACCAGAACAACTCAGAGGGGAGGAACAAGGAAGCATTCCTTCGGATTTATTTGTGTTGGGGACTGATTTTCCATTATGTTCTTACTCAGGGTCTGCATCCATTTAA